One genomic window of Eggerthella timonensis includes the following:
- a CDS encoding cytochrome c3 family protein — MKPKKWPIVVGTVALVFVVAGMGFWVWHEQPSFCAAICHTPMDPYVETYDQPLGEAGVDKWGNEVADTSSMLAVAHKASGKTCLDCHVPTLGEQMAEGASWVTGGYGVPLQEATLADLGAARGVASDEFCLNESCHNLTRDDLANATAGMTRNPHLAYHGDITCDSCHKAHRASVNYCTQCHADAETPAGWLTAKESTDLPTG, encoded by the coding sequence ATGAAGCCGAAGAAGTGGCCCATCGTCGTCGGTACGGTCGCGCTCGTGTTTGTGGTGGCGGGCATGGGGTTCTGGGTGTGGCACGAGCAGCCCAGCTTTTGCGCGGCCATCTGCCACACGCCGATGGATCCCTACGTCGAAACCTACGATCAGCCGTTGGGCGAGGCGGGCGTGGACAAGTGGGGCAACGAGGTGGCCGACACGTCCAGCATGCTGGCGGTGGCGCACAAGGCCTCGGGCAAGACGTGCCTTGACTGCCATGTTCCCACGCTGGGCGAGCAGATGGCCGAGGGCGCGTCCTGGGTAACGGGCGGTTACGGCGTGCCGTTGCAGGAGGCCACGCTCGCGGACTTGGGAGCGGCGCGCGGCGTTGCGTCGGATGAGTTCTGCCTGAACGAGTCGTGCCACAACCTCACGCGCGACGACCTGGCGAACGCGACCGCTGGCATGACCCGCAACCCGCACCTGGCCTACCACGGCGACATCACGTGCGACTCGTGCCACAAGGCCCACCGCGCGTCGGTGAACTACTGCACCCAATGCCACGCCGACGCCGAAACCCCTGCCGGTTGGCTGACCGCGAAGGAAAGCACCGACCTGCCCACCGGGTAG
- a CDS encoding MFS transporter has translation MQGKSLVLLLSVLYGSAFLAGFNENLVNMALVSIMADYGVDSVTAQWLVTGYMIVATVVVTCMAFLYRRFHVRTLFFSAAALSIVGSAMGLVAGSFEMLLIARLVQAVGTGIFIPLMMNTILVVTPKNKLGTYLSVGGCMITFGPAFAPVVCGALVTMLGWHSIFIVPIVAMAVLAVLGFFYVKNFETSEAHLDAVSVVLSAVVLTALSYGLTQLTTNGVMAAATLALAVAAAAVFVVRQLRCAHPLIDLAPMKNRSFWPALVLVTIAMMSMFSMSVLLPLYFEGAAGMTAFAAGLVILVPVLANAGSTLLGGRIMDKRGEWPLLPLGFGGVAVGFIALVVVAPQLSVPAVFVAMLVMYVAVGFIFSPSQTAGLRALPPQQNPFGVALMTTFVQIAACIGPSLYIGIMSSGQASAAASGASGAQATADGFALAMVVAAVIGVAGFALALVYARAARRRASERAVERAAAPQSVLAALMEADPYTLSNAAPVREAMRAFVDLKVGGLPLVDEQGRPAGFVSDGDVMRYLADKHPLITGSYSLVEAANNQTFDERLRELIELPVSVIAFDKLVSLDAGSSLQEACDLLATRRVKKVPVVRDGAIVGTVNRSDVLRYAMDTCLQGV, from the coding sequence ATGCAAGGGAAATCTCTCGTGCTGCTGTTGTCTGTTTTGTACGGCAGCGCATTCCTCGCGGGGTTCAACGAGAACCTCGTCAACATGGCGCTCGTGTCCATCATGGCGGACTACGGCGTCGACTCCGTGACAGCCCAATGGCTGGTCACCGGTTACATGATCGTTGCCACCGTCGTGGTGACGTGCATGGCGTTCCTCTACCGGCGCTTTCATGTGCGCACGCTGTTCTTCAGCGCGGCCGCGTTGAGCATCGTCGGGTCGGCCATGGGCCTCGTGGCCGGCAGCTTCGAGATGCTGCTGATCGCGCGTCTTGTGCAGGCCGTGGGCACGGGTATCTTCATCCCGCTCATGATGAACACCATCCTCGTGGTCACGCCGAAGAACAAGCTGGGAACGTACCTGTCGGTCGGCGGCTGCATGATCACGTTCGGTCCTGCGTTCGCCCCGGTGGTGTGCGGTGCGCTGGTAACCATGCTCGGCTGGCACAGCATTTTCATCGTGCCTATCGTGGCGATGGCCGTGCTGGCCGTGCTCGGCTTCTTCTATGTGAAGAACTTTGAAACGAGCGAGGCTCATCTCGACGCGGTATCAGTGGTGCTGTCCGCCGTGGTGCTGACAGCGTTGTCGTACGGCCTGACGCAGCTGACGACGAACGGCGTGATGGCTGCCGCGACGCTGGCGCTGGCGGTGGCTGCGGCGGCGGTGTTCGTCGTGCGCCAGCTGCGGTGCGCTCATCCGCTCATCGACCTTGCTCCGATGAAGAACCGCTCGTTCTGGCCCGCGCTCGTTTTGGTGACCATCGCCATGATGAGCATGTTCTCGATGAGCGTGCTGCTGCCGTTGTACTTCGAGGGTGCGGCGGGTATGACCGCGTTCGCGGCCGGCCTCGTGATCCTCGTGCCCGTACTGGCGAATGCGGGCTCGACGCTGCTGGGCGGCCGTATTATGGACAAGCGCGGCGAGTGGCCGCTGCTGCCATTGGGATTCGGTGGCGTCGCCGTCGGGTTCATCGCACTCGTGGTGGTCGCACCGCAGCTGTCCGTGCCCGCGGTGTTCGTGGCCATGCTGGTGATGTACGTCGCGGTGGGCTTCATCTTCTCGCCCTCGCAGACGGCAGGCCTGCGGGCGTTGCCGCCGCAGCAAAACCCCTTCGGCGTGGCGCTCATGACCACGTTCGTGCAGATCGCGGCATGCATCGGACCGTCGTTGTACATCGGCATCATGTCGTCGGGGCAGGCGAGCGCTGCGGCCAGCGGCGCAAGCGGCGCTCAGGCGACGGCCGACGGATTCGCCCTTGCGATGGTGGTTGCCGCAGTCATCGGCGTTGCCGGGTTCGCGTTGGCGCTCGTGTACGCTCGCGCGGCGCGGCGGCGTGCGTCCGAGCGGGCCGTGGAGCGCGCGGCCGCTCCGCAGTCGGTGCTCGCGGCCCTCATGGAGGCCGATCCTTACACGCTGTCGAACGCCGCGCCGGTGCGCGAAGCGATGCGCGCGTTCGTCGACCTCAAAGTGGGAGGCTTGCCGCTGGTGGACGAGCAGGGGAGGCCGGCGGGCTTCGTGTCCGACGGCGACGTGATGCGCTATCTGGCCGACAAGCATCCGCTGATCACGGGATCGTATTCCCTGGTGGAAGCCGCCAACAACCAAACGTTCGACGAGCGTCTGCGCGAGCTCATCGAGCTGCCGGTGAGCGTGATCGCGTTCGACAAGCTGGTGTCCCTCGACGCTGGATCGTCGCTGCAAGAGGCGTGCGACCTCCTGGCGACGCGCCGCGTGAAGAAGGTGCCGGTAGTGCGCGACGGCGCCATCGTGGGAACCGTCAACCGCTCCGACGTTCTGCGCTACGCCATGGACACCTGCTTGCAGGGAGTGTAG
- a CDS encoding Crp/Fnr family transcriptional regulator — translation MTTTQDYDAILIPTLPFKQLRFGEYLDQARKRKLFKGEYIDLTCIDKDDRYFYYVEKGQLKCCYENEDGAQIVLYYRNAGNAFQAEYHRFASIGQNRMKFVATKDTVVFAFTMQQLFDIVRDDFELFDELMYVVHMSFAQIGHRIGNTGIQSSSKRILTWLTKLCEVREPDAEGAYRIECNLTLQALSDILLVHITTCSKLVTALETQGVIERTKTHLLVKDYEKLLAYKNEENPVLY, via the coding sequence GTGACCACGACGCAGGACTACGATGCCATTCTCATCCCCACGCTTCCGTTCAAGCAGCTGCGCTTCGGCGAGTATCTCGACCAGGCGCGCAAGCGAAAGCTGTTCAAGGGCGAGTACATCGACCTCACGTGCATAGACAAGGACGACCGCTACTTCTATTACGTTGAAAAAGGGCAGCTGAAATGCTGCTACGAGAACGAGGACGGGGCGCAGATCGTCCTGTACTACCGCAATGCGGGCAACGCGTTCCAGGCGGAGTACCACCGGTTCGCATCGATCGGGCAGAACCGCATGAAGTTCGTCGCCACGAAGGACACGGTGGTGTTCGCGTTCACCATGCAGCAGCTGTTCGACATCGTGCGCGACGATTTCGAGCTGTTCGACGAGCTCATGTACGTGGTGCACATGAGCTTCGCGCAGATCGGCCACCGCATCGGGAACACCGGCATCCAGTCGTCCAGCAAGCGCATCCTCACGTGGCTGACGAAGCTGTGCGAAGTGCGCGAGCCCGACGCCGAGGGCGCGTACCGCATCGAGTGCAACCTCACGCTGCAAGCGCTCTCTGACATCCTGCTGGTGCACATCACCACGTGCAGCAAGCTCGTGACCGCCCTCGAAACGCAGGGCGTGATCGAGCGCACGAAGACGCACCTGCTGGTGAAGGATTACGAGAAACTGCTCGCGTACAAGAACGAGGAGAACCCCGTGCTGTATTAG
- the rarD gene encoding EamA family transporter RarD: MEDIAVRDSRSERIGFLQGIGCHLVWGVMPVYWKLLSAVPALEVLSWRMVWSCVFVVLLCAFVKRTRFVHLLRDPRAVGTFLASGLIVTCNWGVYIWAANSGHLLETSIGYYLCPLCNIAFGLLVFKERLTPMQKVATILAATGVAYFMIVHGGDVWIALALALSFSAYGAVKKKGGYPALPGMALESLLTGLLGGVALTVGALAPWIWQVVPATPDPFAVASPTLDFALLVGCGLLTAIPLLLYSAAANRISMTVLGFIQYVSPTIALVLAVAFFGEQFTPAHAVCFALIWCGIAAVGVESWLAKRRVERAEQQESDSRESAA, from the coding sequence ATGGAAGACATCGCGGTTCGAGACAGCCGGTCCGAGCGGATCGGCTTTTTACAGGGCATTGGCTGCCATCTGGTGTGGGGCGTCATGCCGGTCTACTGGAAGCTGCTGTCGGCCGTTCCGGCGCTCGAGGTGCTGTCGTGGCGCATGGTGTGGTCGTGCGTGTTCGTGGTGCTGCTGTGCGCGTTCGTGAAACGCACGCGGTTCGTCCATCTGCTGCGCGACCCGCGCGCGGTGGGCACGTTCCTCGCGTCGGGGCTGATCGTCACGTGCAACTGGGGCGTGTACATCTGGGCGGCGAACAGCGGGCATCTGCTTGAGACGAGCATCGGCTACTACCTGTGCCCGCTGTGCAACATCGCGTTTGGCCTGCTCGTGTTCAAGGAGCGGCTGACGCCCATGCAGAAGGTAGCCACAATTCTGGCTGCAACGGGCGTGGCGTACTTCATGATCGTGCACGGCGGCGACGTGTGGATCGCGCTTGCCTTGGCGCTGTCGTTCAGCGCGTACGGCGCGGTGAAGAAGAAGGGCGGTTATCCGGCGCTGCCCGGCATGGCGCTGGAGTCGCTGCTCACGGGACTGCTGGGCGGGGTGGCGTTGACGGTGGGCGCGCTCGCTCCCTGGATCTGGCAGGTTGTGCCCGCCACGCCCGACCCCTTTGCGGTGGCATCGCCGACGCTCGACTTCGCGCTGCTCGTCGGCTGCGGCTTGCTCACCGCCATCCCGCTGCTGCTGTACTCGGCCGCCGCGAACCGCATTTCCATGACGGTGCTCGGGTTCATCCAGTACGTCAGCCCCACGATCGCGCTCGTGCTGGCCGTGGCGTTCTTCGGCGAGCAGTTCACCCCGGCGCACGCCGTGTGCTTCGCGCTCATCTGGTGCGGCATCGCCGCCGTGGGCGTCGAAAGCTGGCTCGCGAAGCGCCGCGTGGAGCGCGCGGAGCAACAGGAGAGCGACTCGCGCGAAAGTGCGGCGTGA
- a CDS encoding 4Fe-4S dicluster domain-containing protein: MANMGMAIDLRRCAGCYACVVACQMHNNTKPGVAWGKVEAREWGEDPDNRRCYLPHACMQCEDAPCVNACPTSASYVRDDGIVMVDYDECINCGSCIHACPYGARIQNDVEGNYFDTAEQAPYEAEGIQRTHVVEKCIFCAGRLDAGLQPACVQNCPGNARYFGDLDDPESPVSVFISKNDPVQIRNTHFYYMPVDGMPKNLLPHAEVQTVANKGVDSEPADPGIPLPAAIGAVAVAAAAGAGIAVGVKNQRDSKAEVETKGGEDHE, from the coding sequence ATGGCGAACATGGGGATGGCTATCGACCTACGGCGCTGCGCGGGATGCTACGCGTGCGTCGTGGCGTGCCAGATGCACAACAACACGAAACCGGGTGTGGCCTGGGGAAAGGTTGAAGCACGCGAGTGGGGCGAGGATCCGGACAATCGGCGCTGCTACCTGCCGCATGCCTGCATGCAGTGCGAGGACGCGCCGTGCGTCAACGCGTGCCCGACCAGCGCGTCGTACGTGCGCGACGACGGCATCGTGATGGTGGACTACGACGAGTGCATCAACTGCGGGTCGTGCATCCACGCGTGCCCGTACGGGGCGCGCATACAAAACGACGTAGAGGGCAACTACTTCGACACCGCCGAGCAGGCACCGTACGAGGCCGAGGGCATCCAACGCACGCACGTGGTGGAGAAGTGCATCTTCTGCGCGGGCCGCCTCGATGCGGGGCTGCAGCCCGCCTGCGTGCAGAATTGCCCCGGCAACGCGCGCTACTTCGGCGACTTGGACGATCCCGAGAGCCCCGTCAGCGTCTTCATCTCGAAGAACGACCCGGTGCAGATTCGCAACACGCACTTCTACTATATGCCGGTGGACGGCATGCCGAAGAACCTGCTGCCGCATGCCGAGGTGCAGACCGTGGCCAACAAGGGCGTGGACTCGGAGCCGGCCGACCCCGGCATTCCGCTGCCGGCGGCCATCGGCGCCGTCGCCGTTGCGGCTGCGGCGGGCGCGGGCATCGCCGTGGGCGTGAAGAACCAGCGCGACAGCAAGGCGGAAGTCGAGACGAAAGGCGGCGAGGACCATGAGTAA
- a CDS encoding molybdopterin-containing oxidoreductase family protein yields MSKLANESTNGAANAACTTAANAARTTAAPGLSRRGFLKGAAAMAIGITAIEGGYEFVYPDNAFADEAAPEVTKHTYCDMCNHSPKCGITATVKEDKIVRVVSRANYPNDPLCAKGLSALQELYDPHRLLHPMKRTKPKGQGDAGWEQITWDEAYDTIVAALNKVKDEMGPEGVFFYCGDPKEPRGAVNRLANLFGTPTYGNESSTCAYATLIGTGLVYGFQTLGANPNDNSKSCLIWSLNPAWSLPNRFGKLMNAKEKGCKFIVVDPRVTPTVTGLADIHLQLRPGTDGALALGIAHVMLRDGYYDEEFCQNWTHGFDEFKEYVQEFTPEKVAEITWVPAEKIEAAAKLWGEETPGGFISSASPQVHHTNAGNNMRAIASLVALAGNVDVAGGLEINPGLPFDLFASTAGFNREDIYDADLASKRYDLQDFPVWTKFVKQMQTNRFPEYVDEGKIKAMVMFGGNAMMWPQSHLYQEAIGKLDFACAADYYIRPWTHDYVDIILPAAMCFERMAPFAVFGRKIYLREPVITPRGEAREDWQVAMELGSRLGYAEECFDGSVEEALAEVLRTSGLEVTMQDLRDNPDGYAVPGGAPYEPKKYETGKIRKDGQPGFNTPSGKIELVSEVMKECGLEGLPLYNEPVSSPISTPDRAKDYPLILNTGSRVPMYSHSKLRDCPWLNQFMPDPIVRLHPKTAAERGLEDGDQVRVFNHLGEIEVKLEVTNLVLPGVVDIFHGWEKANVNKLTEREFDHVTGYPPFKSGLCQVERA; encoded by the coding sequence ATGAGTAAGCTGGCGAACGAGAGCACGAACGGAGCCGCGAACGCTGCCTGCACGACGGCCGCGAACGCCGCTCGCACGACGGCCGCGCCTGGCCTGTCGCGCCGCGGGTTCCTCAAGGGCGCCGCGGCCATGGCCATCGGCATCACCGCCATCGAAGGCGGCTACGAGTTCGTCTACCCCGACAACGCGTTCGCCGACGAGGCCGCGCCCGAGGTGACGAAGCACACGTACTGCGACATGTGCAACCACTCGCCCAAATGCGGCATCACCGCCACGGTGAAGGAGGACAAGATCGTGCGCGTGGTGTCGCGCGCGAACTACCCCAACGACCCGCTGTGCGCGAAGGGCCTGTCCGCGCTGCAGGAGCTGTACGACCCGCATCGGCTGCTGCACCCCATGAAGCGCACGAAGCCGAAGGGCCAGGGCGACGCCGGCTGGGAACAGATCACCTGGGACGAGGCGTACGACACCATCGTCGCCGCGCTCAACAAGGTGAAGGACGAGATGGGCCCCGAGGGCGTGTTCTTCTACTGCGGCGACCCGAAGGAGCCGCGCGGCGCGGTGAACCGCTTGGCCAACCTGTTCGGCACGCCCACGTACGGCAACGAGAGCTCCACCTGCGCCTATGCCACGCTTATCGGCACGGGGCTCGTGTACGGCTTTCAGACGCTCGGCGCGAATCCCAACGACAATTCCAAGTCGTGCCTCATCTGGTCGCTCAACCCGGCGTGGTCGCTGCCGAACCGCTTCGGCAAGCTGATGAACGCGAAGGAGAAGGGCTGCAAGTTCATCGTGGTGGATCCGCGCGTCACGCCCACGGTGACAGGACTTGCCGACATCCATCTGCAGCTGCGCCCCGGTACCGATGGCGCACTGGCTTTGGGCATCGCGCACGTCATGCTGCGCGACGGTTACTACGACGAGGAGTTCTGCCAGAACTGGACACACGGGTTCGATGAGTTCAAAGAGTACGTGCAAGAGTTCACGCCTGAAAAGGTTGCCGAAATCACGTGGGTGCCGGCCGAAAAAATCGAGGCGGCCGCCAAGCTGTGGGGCGAGGAAACCCCCGGAGGGTTCATCAGCAGCGCGAGCCCGCAGGTGCACCACACCAACGCCGGCAACAACATGCGCGCCATCGCGTCGCTCGTGGCGCTGGCGGGCAACGTGGACGTGGCCGGCGGCCTGGAGATCAATCCGGGCCTGCCGTTCGACCTGTTCGCCAGCACGGCCGGTTTCAACCGCGAGGACATCTACGATGCCGACCTGGCCTCGAAGCGGTACGATTTGCAGGACTTCCCCGTGTGGACGAAGTTCGTGAAGCAGATGCAGACGAACCGCTTCCCCGAATACGTGGACGAAGGCAAGATCAAGGCCATGGTGATGTTCGGTGGCAACGCCATGATGTGGCCGCAAAGCCACCTCTACCAGGAGGCCATCGGCAAGCTCGATTTCGCCTGCGCGGCCGACTACTACATCCGTCCCTGGACGCACGACTACGTGGACATCATCCTGCCCGCTGCGATGTGCTTCGAGCGCATGGCCCCCTTCGCGGTGTTCGGTCGGAAGATCTACCTGCGCGAACCGGTGATCACGCCGCGCGGCGAGGCGCGCGAGGACTGGCAGGTGGCCATGGAACTGGGCAGCCGCCTGGGCTATGCGGAGGAATGTTTCGACGGCAGCGTGGAAGAGGCGCTGGCGGAGGTGCTGCGCACGTCGGGCCTCGAGGTGACCATGCAGGACCTGCGCGACAACCCCGACGGCTACGCGGTGCCGGGCGGCGCCCCCTACGAGCCGAAGAAGTACGAGACGGGCAAGATCCGCAAGGACGGCCAGCCCGGCTTCAACACGCCCAGCGGCAAGATTGAGCTGGTGTCCGAAGTGATGAAGGAATGCGGGCTGGAGGGCCTTCCGCTGTACAACGAACCGGTGAGCAGCCCCATCAGCACGCCCGACCGCGCGAAGGACTACCCGCTCATTCTGAACACGGGCTCGCGCGTGCCCATGTACTCGCACTCGAAGCTGCGCGACTGCCCCTGGCTCAACCAGTTCATGCCCGATCCCATCGTGCGCCTGCATCCGAAGACGGCGGCTGAGCGCGGTCTGGAAGACGGCGATCAGGTGCGCGTGTTCAACCACCTCGGCGAGATCGAGGTGAAGCTTGAGGTGACGAACCTCGTGCTGCCGGGCGTGGTGGACATCTTCCACGGCTGGGAGAAGGCGAACGTGAACAAGCTGACCGAGCGCGAGTTCGACCACGTGACGGGCTACCCGCCGTTCAAGTCGGGCCTGTGTCAAGTCGAGCGAGCGTAG
- a CDS encoding carbohydrate kinase family protein, translating to MANETNAVLAVGAIMVDMVCRVPRLPRSGEGIVADEVRATVGGCAFNAANVLRQLGAPCRLFAPVGDGVFAGFAERELAGRGLEALRVPDGRDNGGCVCFVEPDGERTMLTMPGIDRYFEPAWFEDVDVTRYGCGLASGYEVEGAGGDAIVGFFEQHPELPLFFAPGPRIMGVGAEKTARINALHPVWHLNDLEARTYTGLDVLEEAGYALARECGNAVVVTAGAEGAHLFEDGRHVLVPTEPVEVVDTVGAGDAHLGALAAARMAGRTWEDALALANRVAGAVCGVRGATLSDDVFEQMGIRL from the coding sequence ATGGCGAACGAGACGAACGCCGTGCTGGCGGTTGGCGCGATCATGGTGGATATGGTGTGCCGAGTGCCGCGCTTGCCGCGGTCGGGCGAGGGCATCGTGGCCGACGAGGTGCGGGCGACCGTGGGCGGATGCGCGTTCAATGCGGCGAACGTGCTGCGGCAACTCGGTGCCCCGTGTCGGTTGTTCGCGCCTGTCGGCGACGGGGTATTCGCCGGGTTCGCCGAGCGTGAGCTGGCCGGGCGCGGCCTGGAAGCGCTGCGTGTGCCGGACGGGCGCGATAACGGCGGGTGCGTGTGTTTCGTGGAGCCTGACGGCGAGCGCACGATGCTCACGATGCCGGGCATCGACCGCTACTTCGAGCCCGCGTGGTTCGAGGACGTCGACGTCACGCGATACGGATGCGGGCTGGCCAGCGGCTACGAGGTGGAGGGCGCGGGTGGCGACGCCATCGTCGGCTTTTTCGAGCAGCATCCCGAGCTGCCGCTGTTCTTCGCGCCTGGCCCGCGCATCATGGGCGTGGGCGCGGAGAAGACGGCGCGCATCAACGCGCTGCATCCGGTGTGGCACCTCAACGACCTGGAGGCGCGCACGTACACGGGTTTGGACGTGCTCGAAGAAGCCGGCTACGCGCTGGCGCGGGAGTGCGGCAACGCCGTGGTGGTGACGGCTGGCGCAGAGGGCGCGCACCTGTTTGAAGACGGACGACACGTGCTCGTGCCTACGGAGCCCGTCGAAGTGGTGGATACCGTCGGTGCGGGCGACGCGCACTTGGGCGCGCTTGCCGCGGCGCGCATGGCGGGACGGACGTGGGAGGACGCCTTGGCGCTTGCGAACCGCGTCGCCGGCGCGGTGTGCGGCGTGCGTGGCGCGACGCTTTCCGACGATGTGTTCGAGCAGATGGGAATTCGGTTGTAG